Below is a window of Synergistaceae bacterium DNA.
GATTTCCATGGATGGGTTCACCGTTTTCCCCCCCGACTTTCCCGGCGGGGATATTGGAAAGCTGGCCGTGTGTGGTTCCGCCAACGATCTGGCTGTGAGAGGCGTCGAACCTCTCTTTTTGACGCTTTCCCTGATCATCGAAGAAGGGCTGGACCTGGCTGTTCTCGACCGCTACATGGAAAGCGCGGCCCGGACCGCGCGAGAAGGAAGAATAGCGCTAGTTGCCGGGGACACCAAGGTGGTTCCTCACGGGGCGGCAGACAAGCTGTTTCTCACCACCTGTGCCCTGGGGAAAAGGATTTCTCATCAGGTCCTTCAGACCTCGAACCTGAGGGAGGGAGATGTCTTGATCCTCTCCACTTCCCCTGGTCGGCATGGGGCGGCCTTGGCCGCGGCCCGCTTCGGACTGGAAGCTCCGAACCTCGTCAGTGATTGCGCTCTGCTCTGGCCTGCCCTGAAGCCGCTTCTGGACTTTCTCGAACTGCGTTGCATGAGGGATTGCACGCGTGGCGGTTTGGGAACGGTTCTTTGCGAGTGGGCGGAAGCCTCTTCTCTGGGGATCGAAATCGTGGAAACGGAGATTTCCTCCAATCGAGAGGTGGAGTCCGTCTGTGACATTTTAGGCCTCGATTCTCTGTATCTGGCGTCAGAGGGCTGCGCGCTGGCGGCTGTGGCGCCTGAACGCTCAGAGGAGTGTTTGCGTGTCCTCCGCCGGAATCCACTCTGCCGAGACGCGTCAATTATTGGTCGCGTGGTCGCCGGTCACCCCGGAATGGTCGGGATGAGGACGCGCATTGGAGGTCTTCGCTACGTGGACATGCCCGCAGGAGAAATTTTACCTCGTATTTGTTGACAGCCACAGGGTAACAGGATTTACTGTTGAGTAAAAAGAATCTTTGACAATACATGCTGGTTGAGAGCGGCTTTGAGCATCTTTTGTGTGGCCCCGAACTGTTTGCGTCCGAGGCAGGCTTTCCTAGTCAAAACAGCGCGGTTTTCCGTAAAACATTCATGTTCAGTTGCGAAACGGGTTCAAGCATCAAGCATGAACTTCCAGAATATGCTATCGAGAATCGAAGCCGATAGCCACTTGACATACTCCCACGACTAAAGTTGTGGGATTCTAAGATCGACAAAGACAGCCGACTGGAACCGGTCTTACGTCT
It encodes the following:
- the hypE gene encoding hydrogenase expression/formation protein HypE, with amino-acid sequence MNGAITSGHGSGGRLTQQLTRQILEHFQIQAQVQAQGGGTRSAKNDLTSLPETPNADERSDSQEFFQSQEFFQMEDCAFIGGDMAISMDGFTVFPPDFPGGDIGKLAVCGSANDLAVRGVEPLFLTLSLIIEEGLDLAVLDRYMESAARTAREGRIALVAGDTKVVPHGAADKLFLTTCALGKRISHQVLQTSNLREGDVLILSTSPGRHGAALAAARFGLEAPNLVSDCALLWPALKPLLDFLELRCMRDCTRGGLGTVLCEWAEASSLGIEIVETEISSNREVESVCDILGLDSLYLASEGCALAAVAPERSEECLRVLRRNPLCRDASIIGRVVAGHPGMVGMRTRIGGLRYVDMPAGEILPRIC